The Acidobacteriota bacterium nucleotide sequence CTGATCGCTGGCCCATTTGCCGACGGTCTCTTCGTTGATGGTGATCAGCGCGATACAGAACGGCCGCTTGTCGCCCAGCATGACCACCTGAGAGATGTAGTTGCAGCTCGCCTTGAGCTGGTTTTCGACATTCTGCGGCGCGATGTTCTTGCCGCCGGCGGTAACGATGATGTCCTTCTTGCGATCGGTGATCTTCAGGAAGCCATCCTCGTCCACGAAGCCGACGTCGCCGGTGTAGAGGCGGCCCTGGGAGTCGAGCGCCTCGGCGGTGTCCTCCGGCCGGTTGTAGTAGCCCTTCATCACGCCGCGGCCTCGAATCAGGATTTCGCCGTCCTCAGCAATCTCCACCGCCGCACCGGGCACCGGCAGGCCGACGGTGCCGAACTTGTACTGCTCAGGACGGTTGACGAAGCTCGCCGCCGACGACTCCGTGAGGCCGTAGCCTTCAAGGACCAGGATGTCCGCCGCGTGGAAGAACTCAGCGATCTCACGCGCCAGCGGCGCACCGCCCGAAACGAAGAAGCGGATCCTTCCGCCGAAGCGGTCCTTGAGCTTCGAGAACACCAGTTTGTCGGCGACCTTGTGCTTGAAGGCCAGCAGGCCGGAGGCGTCCTTGCCGGCTTGGCGCAGGCGCGACACCTCTTTGCCCACTTCCAGCGACCAGAGGAAAATCTTGTACTTCAGGCCGCCGGCTTCGCGGGCGCCGGACACCACCTTGTTGTAGACCTTCTCGAACACCCGCGGCACCGCCGCCATCACCGTCGGCCGGGCGACGGCCAGGTTGTCGACCAGATCGTCGATGGAGCCGTCGACCGCCGTCGGCACGCCGATGCGCACGGAGGCCACTTCCAGCACCTTGGCAAAGGAGTGGGCCAACGGCAGGAAAAGGTAGTGCTTATCGGTCGGCGACAGCACCCCGATCTCCTCGATGGCGCCGGCCTCGAATACCCAGTTGTCGTGGGTGAGCATGACGCCCTTTGGCTTGCCGGTGGTGCCGGAGGTGTAGATCAAGGTGGCGAGATCGTCGGACTGGACGCTATCGG carries:
- a CDS encoding long-chain fatty acid--CoA ligase — its product is MSDRSFQSVVEMFHHRISTSPDSDAMYGRRGGEWYTLTWRDVGDRARQISCGLRSLGVEKSQRCAILSMTRPEWVTVDMAILCAGGATTTIYPSNTPEECAYILGDSEAVVVFAENAEQAAKLVEVRGEVPAVKAVVVIEGAVPGGTADDGWLLTLDDLAARGAAWESANPGAYEEVADSVQSDDLATLIYTSGTTGKPKGVMLTHDNWVFEAGAIEEIGVLSPTDKHYLFLPLAHSFAKVLEVASVRIGVPTAVDGSIDDLVDNLAVARPTVMAAVPRVFEKVYNKVVSGAREAGGLKYKIFLWSLEVGKEVSRLRQAGKDASGLLAFKHKVADKLVFSKLKDRFGGRIRFFVSGGAPLAREIAEFFHAADILVLEGYGLTESSAASFVNRPEQYKFGTVGLPVPGAAVEIAEDGEILIRGRGVMKGYYNRPEDTAEALDSQGRLYTGDVGFVDEDGFLKITDRKKDIIVTAGGKNIAPQNVENQLKASCNYISQVVMLGDKRPFCIALITINEETVGKWASDQGIAFSDYADLASKAQVHDLIWDAVQAVNGDLASYETIKKIHLLPADFSQETGELTPKMSIKRKVVETRNQDVLERMYEGTGSQS